A stretch of Mauremys reevesii isolate NIE-2019 linkage group 25, ASM1616193v1, whole genome shotgun sequence DNA encodes these proteins:
- the TUBB4A gene encoding tubulin beta-4A chain: MREIVHLQAGQCGNQIGAKFWEVISDEHGIDPTGTYHGDSDLQLERINVYYNEASGGKYVPRAVLVDLEPGTMDSVRSGPFGQIFRPDNFVFGQSGAGNNWAKGHYTEGAELVDSVLDVVRKEAESCDCLQGFQLTHSLGGGTGSGMGTLLISKIREEYPDRIMNTFSVVPSPKVSDTVVEPYNATLSVHQLVENTDETYCIDNEALYDICFRTLKLTTPTYGDLNHLVSATMSGVTTCLRFPGQLNADLRKLAVNMVPFPRLHFFMPGFAPLTSRGSQQYRALTVPELTQQMFDAKNMMAACDPRHGRYLTVAAVFRGRMSMKEVDEQMLNVQNKNSSYFVEWIPNNVKTAVCDIPPRGLKMAATFIGNSTAIQELFKRISEQFTAMFRRKAFLHWYTGEGMDEMEFTEAESNMNDLVSEYQQYQDATAEEGEFEEEAEEEVA, translated from the exons ATGCGGGAGATCGTGCACCTCCAGGCCGGGCAATGCGGCAACCAGATCGgggccaag TTCTGGGAAGTCATCAGCGATGAGCATGGCATAGACCCCACTGGTACCTACCACGGAGACAGTGACCTGCAGCTGGAGAGGATCAATGTTTATTACAATGAGGCTTCAG GTGGGAAGTACGTGCCCAGGGCAGTCCTGGTGGACCTGGAACCTGGGACCATGGACTCGGTCCGATCTGGTCCTTTTGGGCAGATCTTCAGGCCTGACAACTTTGTTTTCG GTCAGAGCGGAGCTGGTAACAACTGGGCCAAGGGGCACTACACGGAGGGGGCCGAGCTGGTGGATTCGGTGCTGGACGTGGTGAGGAAGGAGGCGGAGAGCTGCGACTGCCTGCAGGGCTTCCAGCTGACCCACTCGCTGGGCGGCGGCACCGGCTCGGGCATGGGCACGCTGCTGATCAGCAAGATCCGGGAGGAGTACCCCGACCGCATCATGAACACCTTCAGCGTGGTGCCGTCGCCCAAGGTCTCGGACACGGTGGTGGAGCCCTACAACGCCACCCTGTCCGTCCACCAGCTGGTGGAGAACACGGACGAGACCTACTGCATCGACAACGAGGCCCTGTACGACATCTGCTTCCGCACCCTCAAGCTCACCACCCCCACCTACGGCGACCTCAACCACCTGGTCTCGGCCACCATGAGCGGCGTCACCACCTGCCTCCGTTTCCCCGGGCAGCTCAACGCCGACCTCCGCAAACTGGCCGTCAACATGGTGCCCTTCCCTCGCCTCCACTTCTTCATGCCCGGCTTTGCCCCCTTGACCAGCCGCGGCAGCCAGCAGTACCGGGCCTTGACCGTGCCGGAGCTGACCCAGCAGATGTTTGACGCCAAGAACATGATGGCCGCCTGCGACCCCCGCCACGGGCGCTACCTGACGGTGGCGGCCGTCTTCCGCGGCCGCATGTCCATGAAGGAGGTGGACGAGCAGATGCTGAACGTGCAGAACAAGAACAGCAGCTACTTCGTGGAGTGGATCCCCAACAACGTCAAGACGGCCGTGTGCGACATCCCGCCCCGCGGGCTCAAGATGGCTGCCACCTTCATTGGCAACAGCACGGCCATCCAGGAGCTCTTCAAGCGCATCTCGGAGCAGTTCACCGCCATGTTCCGCCGCAAGGCTTTCCTCCACTGGTACACGGGCGAGGGCATGGATGAGATGGAGTTCACCGAGGCGGAGAGCAACATGAACGACCTGGTCTCCGAGTACCAGCAGTACCAGGACGCCACGGCTGAGGAAGGCGAGTTCGAAGAGGAAGCAGAGGAAGAAGTGGCATAG